A genome region from Paludibacterium sp. B53371 includes the following:
- a CDS encoding sulfurtransferase TusA family protein has protein sequence MQIDRSLDLSGLNCPLPILRAKKALADMASGSTLEVLATDPGAPADFAAFCRQTGNTLQVSETTAEGKFRLILQRK, from the coding sequence ATGCAAATTGATCGCTCTCTGGATTTGTCGGGCCTGAACTGCCCCTTGCCCATCCTGCGCGCCAAGAAGGCGCTGGCCGATATGGCCAGTGGCAGTACCCTGGAGGTGCTGGCCACCGATCCGGGCGCACCGGCGGATTTCGCCGCTTTCTGCCGCCAGACCGGCAACACCTTGCAGGTTTCCGAGACCACGGCCGAAGGCAAGTTCAGGCTGATCCTGCAACGCAAATGA
- the pyrC gene encoding dihydroorotase has protein sequence MHTLTLTRPDDWHLHVRDGAVLADVLRDTCRQMGRAIIMPNLRPPVTTVDAARQYRERILAACPAGSRFEPLMTLYLTESTSAEEVRLARASGFVHGIKLYPAGATTNSDAGVRAVEHAMPALDAMAECGLPLLVHGEVTDGEIDVFDREAVFIERVMMPLLARLPSLRVVFEHITTKDAVDFVTEGGDNLAATLTAHHLLMNRNALFVGGIRPHHYCLPVLKREVHRQALLRAATSGSKKFFLGTDSAPHARGAKESACGCAGMYTAHAAIELYAEAFDSVNALDRLEAFASFNGPDFYHLPRNTDQITLERKPQAVPATLAFGSEELVPLRAGETLSWTMVP, from the coding sequence ATGCACACCCTGACCCTGACCCGCCCGGATGACTGGCATCTGCATGTGCGCGATGGCGCCGTGCTGGCCGATGTGCTGCGCGATACCTGTCGCCAGATGGGGCGCGCCATCATCATGCCGAACCTGCGTCCGCCGGTGACCACCGTGGACGCCGCGCGCCAGTACCGTGAGCGTATCCTGGCGGCCTGTCCGGCCGGCAGCCGCTTCGAGCCGCTGATGACGCTGTATCTGACGGAATCCACCAGCGCCGAAGAGGTGCGCCTGGCGCGCGCCAGCGGTTTCGTGCATGGCATCAAGCTGTATCCTGCCGGCGCCACCACCAACTCCGATGCCGGGGTCAGAGCGGTCGAGCATGCCATGCCGGCGCTGGACGCCATGGCCGAGTGTGGTTTGCCGCTGCTGGTGCATGGCGAAGTGACCGATGGCGAGATCGATGTGTTCGACCGCGAGGCGGTTTTCATCGAGCGCGTCATGATGCCGCTGCTGGCCAGATTGCCGTCTCTGCGCGTGGTGTTCGAACACATTACCACCAAGGACGCTGTCGACTTTGTGACCGAAGGGGGCGACAACCTGGCTGCCACCCTGACGGCCCACCATCTGCTGATGAACCGCAATGCGCTGTTCGTCGGTGGTATCCGTCCGCATCACTATTGCCTGCCGGTGCTCAAGCGTGAAGTACACCGACAGGCCTTGCTGCGGGCGGCAACATCCGGATCGAAGAAGTTTTTTCTCGGTACCGACAGTGCTCCGCATGCGCGGGGTGCCAAGGAAAGCGCCTGTGGCTGTGCCGGCATGTATACCGCCCACGCAGCCATCGAGTTGTATGCCGAGGCCTTCGACAGCGTGAATGCGCTGGACAGACTGGAGGCGTTTGCCAGCTTCAACGGTCCGGATTTTTATCACTTGCCGCGCAACACCGACCAGATCACGCTGGAACGGAAGCCGCAGGCGGTGCCAGCCACACTGGCGTTTGGCAGTGAGGAACTGGTCCCCTTGCGGGCAGGCGAGACGCTCTCATGGACTATGGTGCCCTGA
- a CDS encoding N-acetylmuramoyl-L-alanine amidase produces MFPIDDTSYPARSGFNQRIRFLIIHYTALPFAGSVTALTRGNVSAHYLIPARQDASYRAAGFDTLRIFRLVREEDRAWHAGISHWAGRDNLNDTAIGIEIVNLASARGGVFDFPDYEEEQILALQQLATSILARYPDISPKHVVGHADVAYERKSDPGPKLPWQRLHQAGIGAWYEESVKQQFAAQFTRTGLPARAELAVAFKRYGYAAPASDSQWRSLLRAFQMHFRPGDIRGELDIESCAILYALNQRYSQGA; encoded by the coding sequence ATGTTCCCCATTGACGACACCAGCTATCCCGCCAGATCGGGCTTCAACCAGCGCATCCGCTTCCTGATCATCCACTATACTGCTCTGCCCTTTGCCGGTTCAGTCACCGCCCTGACCCGGGGCAATGTCAGTGCTCACTATCTGATTCCGGCACGACAAGACGCGAGCTACCGGGCGGCCGGCTTCGACACGCTGCGCATTTTCAGGCTGGTCAGGGAAGAGGATCGGGCCTGGCACGCCGGCATCAGCCATTGGGCAGGCAGGGATAATCTGAATGACACGGCGATCGGCATCGAGATCGTGAACCTGGCCAGTGCCCGCGGCGGGGTATTTGACTTCCCCGACTACGAAGAAGAGCAGATCCTGGCGCTGCAGCAGTTGGCCACTTCGATTCTGGCCCGCTATCCGGATATCTCGCCAAAGCATGTGGTCGGCCATGCGGATGTCGCCTATGAGCGCAAATCCGACCCCGGCCCGAAATTGCCATGGCAGCGCTTGCACCAGGCCGGGATTGGCGCCTGGTATGAGGAGTCGGTCAAACAGCAGTTCGCGGCACAATTCACGCGTACGGGCTTACCCGCGCGGGCAGAGCTGGCGGTGGCATTCAAGCGCTACGGTTATGCCGCCCCGGCATCAGACAGTCAGTGGCGATCGCTGCTGCGGGCATTCCAGATGCACTTCCGGCCCGGCGATATCCGTGGTGAACTCGACATTGAAAGCTGCGCCATTCTCTACGCGCTGAACCAGCGTTACAGCCAGGGTGCCTGA
- the pyk gene encoding pyruvate kinase: MRRHRKAKIVATLGPASSDRATILALAKAGADVFRLNFSHGTHEQHAERMAVIRSVEAEIDRPIGVLLDLQGPKLRIATFATDSVHLTAGQTFRLDQSLEPGSVERVGLPHPEIFAALKPGSELLLDDGRVKLEVVKCSPTEAETVVRTAGDLSDRKGVNVPGVVLPLSPLTVKDRQDLDFGMTLGVDWVALSFVQRPEDILELKQLIDGRAQVIAKLEKPAAIERLDAIVDVADGIMVARGDLGVEMPPEQVPPTQRRILRVCRAKGTPVIVATQMLDSMVHAPVPTRAEASDVATAIYDGTDAVMLSAESASGEYPVEAVSMMDRIIAQVERDPLHQAMLDASHSDPRSTAPDAISAALRQIAHTLSLPVMVTYSTSGHTAWRVARERPEAPILCVTPRVGTARQLALLWGVHAVVTKDAESVDEMTDAACRLAKSHGFAEPGQMLAIAAGLPFGTPGATNLLRIAMVGA; the protein is encoded by the coding sequence ATGCGCAGACATCGCAAAGCCAAAATCGTTGCAACCCTGGGGCCGGCCAGTTCTGACCGCGCTACCATCCTGGCCCTGGCCAAAGCCGGTGCCGATGTGTTCCGGCTGAACTTCAGCCACGGTACTCATGAACAACACGCAGAACGCATGGCGGTCATCCGCAGTGTCGAAGCAGAAATTGATCGTCCGATCGGTGTCCTGCTGGATCTGCAGGGGCCGAAGCTGCGGATTGCCACCTTCGCCACCGACAGCGTGCATCTGACCGCCGGGCAGACCTTCCGCCTGGATCAGTCGCTGGAGCCCGGCAGTGTCGAGCGTGTCGGTTTGCCACATCCGGAAATCTTCGCTGCGCTCAAGCCCGGCAGCGAACTGCTGCTGGACGATGGCCGCGTCAAGCTGGAAGTGGTCAAATGCAGCCCGACCGAAGCCGAGACCGTGGTACGCACAGCCGGTGATCTGTCTGATCGCAAGGGCGTGAACGTGCCCGGTGTGGTGCTGCCGCTGTCGCCGCTGACGGTCAAGGACCGGCAGGATCTGGACTTTGGCATGACCCTTGGCGTGGACTGGGTCGCCTTGTCCTTCGTGCAGCGCCCGGAAGATATCCTTGAGCTCAAGCAGCTGATCGATGGCCGTGCCCAGGTGATTGCCAAACTGGAGAAGCCGGCCGCCATCGAGCGGCTGGACGCCATTGTCGACGTGGCCGACGGCATCATGGTGGCGCGTGGTGATCTGGGCGTGGAAATGCCGCCGGAACAAGTCCCGCCGACGCAGCGTCGCATCCTGCGTGTCTGCCGCGCCAAGGGGACGCCGGTCATCGTGGCGACCCAGATGCTGGATTCGATGGTGCATGCTCCGGTACCGACCCGTGCCGAGGCCTCTGATGTGGCAACGGCCATCTATGACGGCACCGATGCCGTGATGCTGTCGGCCGAATCGGCCTCCGGTGAATACCCGGTCGAGGCGGTGTCGATGATGGATCGCATCATTGCCCAGGTCGAGCGCGACCCGCTGCATCAGGCCATGCTGGATGCCTCGCACAGTGACCCGCGCAGCACGGCGCCGGATGCCATCAGTGCCGCGCTGCGCCAGATCGCCCATACCCTGTCGCTGCCGGTGATGGTGACCTACAGCACCTCGGGCCATACCGCCTGGCGGGTAGCCCGCGAGCGACCGGAAGCGCCGATTCTGTGCGTGACGCCGCGTGTCGGGACTGCACGTCAGCTGGCGCTGTTGTGGGGGGTACATGCCGTGGTGACCAAGGATGCCGAGTCGGTTGACGAAATGACCGATGCCGCATGCCGGCTGGCCAAGTCGCATGGTTTTGCCGAGCCGGGCCAGATGCTGGCGATCGCTGCCGGTTTGCCGTTTGGCACGCCAGGCGCTACCAACCTGCTGCGCATTGCCATGGTCGGCGCATGA
- a CDS encoding double-cubane-cluster-containing anaerobic reductase, with product MSEYREMWQSLGLDLDAHDALLSYLGQVYQDVFISQPNRPQGMQYFDFVMSEVHGLRIKELMDAKAAGRKIIGSYCTYVPEELILALDGVSVGLCTGGEWATELVDQILPRNTCALIKSAFGFKLGKVCPYVEACDLVVGENTCDGKKKAYEILGDYIPDLYVIDLPQVKSAAGKQLMLSEYAQFARKLEAVTGKTLQADKLAAAIVTVNNKRRALKRLAALRTARPVPISGLDALLISQVSFYDDPVRFTNSVNQLCDELEQRVQQGVGVFPADHPRVVLSGCPMAVPNWKIPAIVESSGAVIVAEEGCVGERSTRWLTDESGSTLPQMMQHLVDRYLQIDCAVFTPNPSRLNFVRDVSAERKSDGVIHYTLQFCQPYQMETGPVIKALEQSAIPTLRIDTDYSQEDVGQIRTRVEAFIERLSA from the coding sequence ATGAGCGAGTACCGGGAAATGTGGCAATCACTGGGGCTGGATCTGGATGCCCACGATGCCTTGCTGTCCTACCTGGGGCAGGTTTATCAGGATGTATTCATCTCTCAGCCAAACCGGCCTCAGGGCATGCAGTATTTTGATTTCGTCATGAGCGAAGTCCATGGCCTGCGCATCAAGGAATTGATGGATGCCAAGGCGGCTGGCCGCAAAATCATCGGCTCATACTGCACCTACGTGCCGGAAGAGCTGATCCTGGCGCTGGATGGTGTGTCGGTTGGCCTCTGTACCGGTGGCGAATGGGCGACCGAATTGGTGGATCAGATTCTGCCGCGCAATACCTGTGCACTGATCAAATCGGCCTTCGGCTTCAAACTGGGCAAGGTCTGTCCCTACGTCGAAGCCTGTGATCTGGTGGTTGGCGAAAATACCTGTGATGGCAAGAAAAAGGCCTATGAGATTCTGGGTGACTATATCCCCGACCTCTATGTCATCGATCTGCCGCAGGTGAAATCCGCAGCGGGCAAGCAGCTGATGCTCAGCGAGTATGCGCAATTTGCCCGCAAACTCGAAGCGGTGACCGGCAAAACCTTGCAGGCCGACAAACTGGCCGCCGCGATTGTCACCGTCAACAACAAGCGTCGGGCACTCAAGCGCCTGGCGGCTTTGCGCACGGCACGACCGGTACCGATTTCTGGCCTGGATGCCCTGCTGATCTCGCAGGTGTCGTTCTACGACGACCCGGTGCGCTTTACCAACTCGGTCAATCAACTGTGTGATGAACTGGAGCAGCGGGTCCAACAGGGCGTCGGGGTTTTCCCGGCCGATCATCCGCGCGTGGTGTTGTCGGGCTGCCCGATGGCCGTGCCGAACTGGAAGATTCCGGCCATCGTCGAAAGCAGCGGCGCAGTCATCGTGGCGGAAGAAGGCTGTGTCGGCGAGCGCAGTACGCGCTGGCTGACGGACGAAAGCGGCAGCACGCTGCCACAGATGATGCAGCATCTGGTCGACCGCTACCTGCAGATCGACTGTGCCGTGTTCACCCCCAACCCGTCGCGGCTGAACTTTGTGCGGGATGTTTCCGCCGAGCGCAAGTCCGATGGCGTGATCCACTATACCTTGCAGTTCTGTCAGCCATACCAGATGGAGACCGGTCCGGTGATCAAGGCGCTGGAGCAATCGGCCATCCCGACCTTGCGCATTGACACGGATTACAGCCAGGAAGATGTCGGCCAGATCCGTACCCGTGTCGAGGCCTTCATCGAACGGTTGAGTGCATGA
- a CDS encoding CNP1-like family protein: protein MRIKLLVASLACCLLAHGALANPATRDYKPINNGVYAFEDTGPWKEGEYTVPPYPDKPDWVGFFVPLKKDYHFYVDAKSLSVGSDEVVRFTLRVVSATGAENVSYEGIHCRSRETRPYAFGDTVGMKWYESRRSVWRRVNEDDMTRLRLAEDLCVDWQTPADAATALTLLKKAPWL, encoded by the coding sequence ATGCGTATCAAGCTTCTTGTCGCGTCCCTGGCCTGCTGCCTGCTGGCCCATGGCGCACTGGCCAACCCGGCAACCCGGGACTACAAGCCGATCAACAATGGTGTCTATGCTTTTGAAGACACCGGCCCCTGGAAAGAGGGGGAGTACACCGTCCCGCCCTATCCGGACAAACCCGATTGGGTCGGTTTTTTTGTCCCCCTCAAGAAGGACTACCATTTTTACGTGGATGCCAAATCGCTCAGCGTTGGCAGTGATGAAGTCGTACGCTTCACCTTGCGCGTGGTCAGTGCGACCGGTGCGGAAAATGTCAGCTACGAAGGGATCCATTGCCGGAGTCGCGAGACCCGCCCCTATGCCTTCGGTGATACGGTGGGCATGAAATGGTATGAATCCAGGCGCTCCGTGTGGCGCCGGGTCAATGAAGATGACATGACGCGTCTGCGTCTGGCCGAAGATCTGTGCGTCGACTGGCAAACGCCGGCGGATGCCGCCACGGCGCTGACGCTGCTGAAAAAGGCCCCCTGGCTTTAA
- a CDS encoding NRDE family protein, with amino-acid sequence MCVLAFAYKMPGLGQLVLLGNRDEQYARPTEALDFWPDRPDVLGGRDLQAGGSWMAIRNNGRFAAVTHIREGFATTGERSRGELVSQFVLGDEPALDFAARLPDVRQHYAPFNLLFGSTDDLYHFHSRTGQLTRVTPGLHTLSNASLDTAWFKTERLADHLRGLRAAPREEEAFAWLEDPQQAPPGRMPNTGIGSALERVLSSIFIVGRDYGTRASTLLVVSSRGDIAVSERSFGLAGKETGRRRYTLRPGPQPAGTR; translated from the coding sequence ATGTGTGTTCTCGCCTTCGCCTATAAAATGCCCGGCCTGGGACAGCTGGTCCTGCTGGGCAATCGGGACGAGCAATATGCCCGACCGACCGAAGCGCTGGATTTCTGGCCGGATCGTCCGGATGTGCTTGGCGGACGCGACTTGCAGGCCGGCGGCAGCTGGATGGCGATCCGCAACAACGGACGCTTTGCCGCCGTGACCCATATCCGGGAAGGCTTTGCCACCACCGGAGAACGCTCGCGCGGCGAACTGGTCAGTCAGTTCGTCCTCGGCGACGAGCCCGCGCTGGACTTTGCCGCCCGCCTGCCTGATGTCCGCCAGCACTACGCGCCCTTCAATCTGCTGTTCGGCAGCACCGATGACCTTTACCATTTTCATAGTCGCACCGGACAGTTAACGCGGGTCACCCCGGGTTTGCACACCCTGTCGAATGCCTCGCTCGACACGGCCTGGTTCAAGACCGAACGGCTGGCCGATCACCTGCGCGGTCTGCGCGCCGCGCCGCGCGAGGAAGAAGCATTTGCCTGGCTGGAAGATCCCCAGCAGGCCCCCCCCGGTCGCATGCCGAATACCGGTATCGGATCGGCCCTCGAACGGGTACTATCTTCGATCTTTATCGTCGGGCGCGACTATGGTACGCGCGCCTCAACCTTGCTGGTCGTCAGCAGCCGTGGCGATATCGCCGTGTCTGAACGCAGCTTTGGTCTGGCCGGTAAAGAAACCGGCAGACGACGTTATACCCTGCGCCCGGGTCCGCAGCCCGCCGGCACCCGCTAA
- a CDS encoding acyl-CoA dehydratase activase, with protein sequence MRTAGIDIGSRTVKLVILEDGQPVLHRVMENTFEPLAVCRQLLQDQHFDAIAATGYGRRLFAGQLGGEVITEIRAAALGARHCFPDCCTVLDIGGQDTKAISLGADGHVGQFEMNDKCAAGTGRFFEVLAMSLGCTLNEFGELALAGQEGPGHVINSTCTVFAESEVVSLIARGCRREEIARGIVDAVASRAAALVRRISPVSPLVFIGGLAHCHALRQALTQRLDMPVLIPPQRQTVVALGAALAAEASIQTRRSGKAQTDRNDVFGTTNSAT encoded by the coding sequence ATGAGAACAGCCGGCATTGATATCGGCTCACGTACCGTCAAGCTGGTCATCCTGGAGGATGGCCAGCCGGTACTGCACCGAGTGATGGAAAACACCTTCGAGCCGCTGGCGGTCTGCCGCCAGCTGCTGCAGGATCAGCATTTCGACGCCATCGCCGCGACCGGCTATGGCCGGCGATTGTTCGCCGGCCAGCTGGGCGGCGAAGTCATTACCGAGATACGCGCGGCCGCGCTGGGTGCCCGCCACTGCTTTCCGGACTGCTGCACCGTACTGGATATCGGTGGACAGGATACCAAGGCCATTTCACTGGGTGCGGACGGCCACGTCGGTCAGTTCGAAATGAACGATAAATGCGCAGCCGGCACCGGACGGTTTTTCGAAGTCCTGGCCATGTCGCTCGGCTGCACCCTCAACGAGTTCGGGGAATTGGCCCTGGCGGGTCAAGAGGGACCTGGGCATGTCATCAACAGCACCTGCACCGTTTTTGCCGAGTCGGAGGTGGTCAGCCTGATCGCCCGTGGCTGCCGGCGAGAGGAAATTGCCCGCGGTATCGTGGATGCGGTTGCCTCTCGCGCCGCCGCACTGGTGCGCCGCATCTCGCCGGTGTCGCCCCTGGTCTTCATCGGCGGCCTGGCGCACTGTCATGCTTTGCGTCAGGCCCTGACGCAGCGACTGGACATGCCCGTGCTGATTCCGCCGCAAAGACAAACCGTCGTGGCCCTCGGCGCCGCGCTGGCGGCCGAAGCCAGCATCCAGACGAGACGCTCAGGCAAGGCACAGACCGACAGAAATGATGTATTTGGCACAACAAATTCAGCTACTTAA